A genomic stretch from Coregonus clupeaformis isolate EN_2021a chromosome 23, ASM2061545v1, whole genome shotgun sequence includes:
- the LOC121558975 gene encoding speckle-type POZ protein-like A: MCEEALCNSLSVENVADTLILADLHSAEQLKAQAIDFINRCSVLRQLGSKDGKNWNSNYATDIMETAGWKSMIQSHPHLVAEAFRALASAQCPPFGLPRKRLKQS; encoded by the exons ATGTGTGAAGAGGCTCTGTGCAACAGCCTCTCTGTGGAGAACGTGGCTGATACCCTCATCCTGGCAGACTTACACAGTGCCGAGCAGCTCAAAGCACAAGCCATAGATTTTATCAACAG GTGCAGCGTCCTCCGACAGCTGGGCAGTAAAGATGGGAAAAACTGGAATAGCAA TTATGCCACGGACATAATGGAGACGGCAGGCTGGAAGTCAATGATCCAGTCCCACCCTCACTTAGTGGCTGAGGCCTTCAGAGCCCTGGCATCGGCACAGTGCCCACCCTTCGGCCTGCCGAGGAAACGCCTAAAACAGTCCTAA